The Jiangella sp. DSM 45060 genome contains the following window.
GTCCCTCGCCACCCAGACCGTACCTCTTCCTGCCCGCGGGTCAGCGATGCTGCTCGATCAGGGTGGCGGCCATCGACCTCGCCCGGCGTGCAGCGTCGATGTCGCCCTCCAGCGCGGCGATGATCGAGCCCTTCATGAGGATCTGCCACGACCGCGCGAACCCGTCCGGGTCGCGCAGCTCCGCCTCGGCGGCGCGGCCGCTCACGATCGCGCGCAGGTTGGCCAGGTGCCGGATGCTGGCCTGCCCCAGCGGGTGCGAGCGACCCATCTCCAGCAGCACGGTGATGAACGCGATGCCGTCGAAGTCGTCGCTGCGGAACCACTCGTCGAACACGTCGAAGATCGCGAGCAGGCGCTCCTCGGGGGTGTCGCCGCGCGCCTTGGACCCGGCCTCGACCAGGCCGT
Protein-coding sequences here:
- a CDS encoding TetR/AcrR family transcriptional regulator; the encoded protein is MQAPETAGSTPTARERILATSYRLFARRGVLGVGVDEVIERSHVAKATFYKHFPSKNDLVLAYLDRREDEWTHGLVEAGSKARGDTPEERLLAIFDVFDEWFRSDDFDGIAFITVLLEMGRSHPLGQASIRHLANLRAIVSGRAAEAELRDPDGFARSWQILMKGSIIAALEGDIDAARRARSMAATLIEQHR